Below is a window of Drosophila bipectinata strain 14024-0381.07 chromosome XR, DbipHiC1v2, whole genome shotgun sequence DNA.
GTAAAAGAAGAGAGATCCttccaaaaatgaaattatttgcaattatttttgtGACCGCCTGTCTTCTGGTGACAATCATCGATGCAGCTCCGGAAAAGACGCGTATTGGCCAGAAATCTCGTGCCAAGAACCAGGATGCTCTGGTCGATGTTGTCGCCAAACAGGATCAGGATGTGAAAGTTGGAAATAGCCAGAGTGTTGGAGCTGCCGGAGCTGGTGCTGGTGTCAAGGATCCATCCAGTGGCCGACTCTTCCTCAAGAAATTCCTCACCTTCAAGAATCTGTTCAGTAGCAATAATCAGCCCGTGATTCCGATCATTATTACGGGAGCTGGTACGGGAACCACGACAGGAACCGCAAGCCCCACCAGCCCCACGGTGACTGTGACCTCGACGGGCACCATTCCCACGGCCACCGGTACGATCACCACCTCACCCACTTCGCCGACATCACCCACTACGGCCTCCAGCCGTCAGCAGCAGTCGTATGGAAATGATGATGACAACCAGGATGCCGATCAGGAGCAACAGGAACAGGCTGTACAGCAGCCGGCTGCCGCCTATCCCTCCGATCTGATGGACGAACAAGCACTGCAGGCCGCTCTGGCCGCCGGTGCTCAAGAATACGAAGTAGTGACCGGGGAAGAGGTCCAGGGCACAGGACCGGTGAACGGAGCTGGCGAGAGCAAGGCCACCAGCAGCCATATCAACCTGCGCCGCAAGGGTGCACGCCGTGGTCAGGTGATCAGTGTGAGGATTCCGCCCAGGTATCGTCGCTACTTCAAGAACGGCCAGAAGGTGATGCTCAACACCGGCAGCCGTCCCGGTGGCAACAAGAGGCGTGTGGTGCGCAAGCGCGTTCCAGCCAAGAAGCTCAACAATCGTCGTCGCGGCGGCAACAAGAAGAATCGCAAGAATCGCAACAAGAACAGGCGTACCCGCATCATTCCCGCCTAAAGGCCAAGAAATCGACCAGGAATCCTCAAGGATTCGCACGGGCTTCCTTAGGGTATCCTATCCTTCAGCAACGACCGCTTTCTAGCAGaagtaatatattttttttttctaatttattgTAGCTTAACTTGAAATTGCAAAACGAATAAATGAAGTCTTTtgaaaactaaattaaaaatgggctttttttaattttatttttacaaataaaaaatatgaacaaAGATAAAAAGTTAGATTTAGGGCCAGAAAAATTAAAGTGGCATTTAAATCTAAAAAGTGTACACATgtacaattatttttattttatatttaaaattagttttattcatttttttcttcaataaaATTCGAACTCGAGTTTccaaattttagaaaaaagtgaaaacttactagaaaaagtaggaaaaaaaattgaaaacttatTCTTTATAGTCTTTCCAAAATATCAAAactccttttgaaaaaaaataattaattttcctttaaaaaaagttaagaGTTTCTATTTAACGTTGGATCTTGGATTTAATCTCTTAACAAAAAaagagtatattttttaaattttaaaataaaataaaattataagtaGCATTCCTACTCataaaaaaacccaaaaccctcagaaaaaatgtcaaaaaacttcaaaaaccaacaaaaaactttaaaaaaaaaattgaaaaaaaaaaagtaccccATCGAGATCATTGATCCCCACATCGTAATGTGAGAATAGAATCAATGGAGTATCCATACCcatgtacatatacatatattcatgTGTTTTTTTCAAAGTACGCACTTGACCCAATTTTTAAGTATTAAAGCCAAAAAAGATGGATTGAATCGTGACGGAATGATGCTGCAAAATTTTACTCTCCGGGTCCCGGAGTATTTAAGCCCGATGGTGGCCCGAGGCAGAAGTCAGAAGACAATAAGATGGAGGGCCTGCCATTGTTAATGCTGATCGTTTACTCGATTCTGGCCTATACCACGCCGCACACTTGGGCCAGAAGCTGCAGTCGTCCAGCCGTTGGGTTAAAGTCCAACAATATCGCTGATATCGAAGAAACCCAAATCGATCTCAGTCAGTTAAGTGAAAAGCAATTGAAACAATTGGTCCAACAACTGGCCAAGTTTCAGACCCAAAAGGATATAGAAGAGGATGATGAGGATGGCGAGGAGGAAGAACAGTCTTTGGAGGAGGATTACGAGGATCACAGAGGTAGCAGTCGTCCTTGGAACAAGGTCCAGAGGATTATACGAAGACAGTTGGTGAAAATACCAAAAAGATATTTGAAGAAGCTACTGCGGCAGTTCGGTTTGGCAAGATCGAGTGGAGTTGGAATTGGTAGTGTTCGGAGTGGAGGTAATTTGAGGATACCATTGGAGGAGTATTATCTTATAccattggagtaaaaaatataaaattttgtttaaataatttttagggAATATATGTAATTTATTGTAAAGGGTGTAGGTTTTggtataaaattaatttgaataaaataatgtattttataataaaaagactCCTTTAAGGAAAACGCtcttccaataaaaaaaaaaataaaattaggtaaaataaaattaagcctaaatataattatagccactttttttttttttttactctgGTAGTCTAGTGTACAAAAACAGCTCttcaattctttttttttttacttaaatttCACTATTTtacttaattctaaatctattatttttgtaaatcttcaaaaatatctttaaatatatattaaaacacAGAAGAAAACCGGAAAAATCTGAAATTTTTGTAGCCTAATTTTAGGCACAATTGCAAATTCTAAAcaaagcttttaaaattttatctttatttttgctttataTGAGTTCTAGTCTAGTtcagaaaaacaaaatctattatctatagttatagttatccAAATCTATAGttatctatttaatatttttaacactTTCATttgaaaatacaaatattaagatAAATGAAATATTACTTCCCCAAGTGATACAGACTAACTAACAAATttagtgaaaaaaatatttctaaagcttttaaacatttttatggaGGAAGGGAGTGACTCCTATTGATtttatcattattttcatattcttATTTTTCCTATAGAAGTACAAATATTCTAATAAATATAACTTTccataaaaatacaaaaaaaggtaaaatctattttaaaaatacatatatctaaAGCATCAAGATGCTAGGGATCTAGTGATCAGCTctgtatatttgtatataaaaatgtatccccataaaaattatttcccaaAATAATACTGAAAATggtaaacatttttcaaaaaatattagttaagcttttgaataatttttataaaaagagaAACTTCGAACCGATCATGCCACAAAAGCTTTCGATTATGTTTATCTGGCGGATTGAGCTTTCGAACAGctgtttcttattttttagcgATAGCTTCTAATGATTATATTGTGTCACACGTCGAAAAATAAGCATTAGAACGAATCAGTTAGTTGGGTGGATTAGTTTGCAAAAGAAGCATGTCGACGGGAATACTTGCCGGGAAAGTGGCTCTCGTAACGGGTAAGTGTATTGATATTTACACTTCAACACAAAACAGATATCAGCTTCGAGTATTAAATTACAATTTAATCTGAAAAAAACAGGTGCTGGATCTGGAATTGGGCGTGCCACTTGCCGACTTTTGGCCCGTGATGGTGCAAAAGTGATAGCCGCCGATTGCAATATCCAGGCTGCCCAGGAAACGGCCAAGGAGTTGGGTGCCGAAAACTCGGCCGCCTTAGAAGTGAACGTCGCCTCGTCCCAGAGCGTCCAATCAGCTGTGGCCGAGGCCCTGAAGAAATTCCAACAGGCCCCCAGCATTGTGGTTAACTCGGCTGGCATAACCCGGGATGGTTATCTCTTGAAAATGCCTGAAAAGGACTATGACGATGTGTACAGTGTGAATTTGAAGGGAACGTTTCTGATAACCCAGTACTTTGCCAAGGCCATGATTGAACAGAATGTGAAAAACGGTAGCATCGTTAATCTATCGAGTATTGTGGCCAAAATGAATAATATTGGCCAGGCCAATTATGCGGCCACCAAGGCGGGTGTGATCTCCTTCACCGAAGTCGCCTCCAAAGAGTTTGGCAAGTTTGGTATTCGTGTCAATTGCATCCTCCCGGGATATATCGATACACCGATGGTGGCCGTGGTGCCGGCGGCCATCAAGGAGCAGGTCATGCAAAAGTGTCCTTTGGGCAGGCTGGGTCAGCCGGAGGAAATAGCCGAGGTCATTGCCTTTTTGGCTTCTTCCAAGTCCTCGTACATTAATGGTGCTGCCATCGATGTCACCGGGGGACTAACATAAGAAGTTCCtatccccctttttttttttgggaaaatttacctttttttttttgtagccaGGACATTGCATTTATTCGTGAAACTATCCTgtgaaaatatgtatatttttttgtataaataataaatattttataaatgactAATTAAAAGctgattttttattcttaATCTTAagattttatagaaattttataaattgtatttctatatattcctaatacctatatattttttatatttattatataatatatatttattatttattattttaagttaAGATTTTTAACTAATACCAGTACGATCGTGTGGCGCCATCTAGCTAAGACTAATGCGACCAACACAGATCTTCTTCACATATTTGCCTATCGATAACCATATACTTGCTAGTCTTTAATCCAATAATTTAAATGGTGAttttgaaatgaattttttaattttgtcaccattatttctatatttatttattattattgatattttcttatttttatatatatatatttgatggGCAGCACTGGCATGTTGTATATGCAGCCCAAAACTATgctgcaaaaaattaaaaaaaaaaattttataaaaaatttgtcGACCCAGGTCGGAGGCCATATCTTCGCCGATTTCCATACGATCTTCAAAAGGAATGTCTCAAAGGATTCGTCGAACGATTCTCtactaatctgcatcaaaatcctggaacaaaatattttttcgattttttgtcaaattttctgggggctCCCCTTCGAATTTTAAAGAATCCACGGAAAGCCCCTTAGGGCACCGGTcggaggccatatcttggccgaTTTTCATCCGATACTCAAAAGGGATACCTTTAGGGATTCGTGGAAGGATTCTCtactaatctgcatcaaaatcctggaacaagtatttttctcgattttctgtcaaattttctggggggtctCCTTCGAATTTTAAAGAATCCACGGAAAGCCCCTTAAGGCACCGGTcggaggccatatcttggacggtttccatccgatcctcaaaAGGGATACCTTAATGGATTCGTAGGACGATTCTTtactaatctgcatcaaaatctgagaacgaaatattttttcgattttttgtcaaattttctaggggatctccttcgaattttgaaaaatgcactAAATCCCTATAGGACACCGGTCAGAGGCTATAACTTCGCtgatttccatccgatcctcaagagGGATACCTTAATGGATTCGTAGGACGATTCTCtactaatctgcatcaaaatcttagaacgaaatattttttcgattttttgtcaaattttctagggggtctCCTTCAAATTTTGAAGAATCTATGGAAAGCCCCATACGCCCCAGGTcggaggccatatcttggccgaTTTCCATCCGATCGTCAAAAGGGATACCTTAATGGATTCGTAGGACGATTTTCtactaatctgcatcaaaatctgagaacgaaatattttttcgattttttgtcaaattttctttgGCGATCTTTCCAAAATCCTGAAATATGTATGGGATTACCGCGAGGGCCTtgtcattttcaattttcgttCGATTCTAGAGCGGGTTATCTTATTGTAAAACGTTagtaagtttatttttaactaattaattatatatataattaagtttaatggatatatatgtttttttttagtttttgttgtaatGCCTTTGAGCTGAAATCAGTTTCCTCCTTGAAAACGTCCACTTGGAAGTCCTCGCACCACTTTCAATGGCAAGCATTCAGCCACAAAAGGCCATCGAAGTGGGAAAATGGAATGTGTGACACGGCTTGTTGTGGTCACGGGTGGGGTGATTGGGTGACTTGGTCGCTGGATGGGTGGATGGGTGGGTGTGTGGTTGGTGCCCAATGTGGGTAAAATCATTGAAAGGCAGGGGTCAGGGGCCCTGGATCGGGCCCAGAGCCACCGAAATGtacaatattaatatatttcacAATTCCCCAGCTGCTAATTAACTCagaaacaaacacacactcgcacacatgtgtgtgtatatttatatagaaaGAGGGAGATATATGCATGTCAACCCGACCCACATATGTTTGAGTGGTGGGTCAAAAGGGTCCTGTGGCCGTGCGTGCAATTTAAATAATGAAGACATTTTATTAATTCAAGAAATTCAACTcgccacgcacacacacactaataCACTAaaacccaaacacacacacacagacatgGAGGAGCAATTACAGTGGCAACCCGACATTAAGCAACCACCCCAACCACCATCCCaacaaaaccgaaaaaccACCCATCCCCACCCAAAAACAATCCACCAAAAAGACTCGCACAAAAACTTGCCAAGCATTTTGGGGTTAGGGTCAGGAGCGGT
It encodes the following:
- the LOC108120187 gene encoding uncharacterized protein — its product is MKLFAIIFVTACLLVTIIDAAPEKTRIGQKSRAKNQDALVDVVAKQDQDVKVGNSQSVGAAGAGAGVKDPSSGRLFLKKFLTFKNLFSSNNQPVIPIIITGAGTGTTTGTASPTSPTVTVTSTGTIPTATGTITTSPTSPTSPTTASSRQQQSYGNDDDNQDADQEQQEQAVQQPAAAYPSDLMDEQALQAALAAGAQEYEVVTGEEVQGTGPVNGAGESKATSSHINLRRKGARRGQVISVRIPPRYRRYFKNGQKVMLNTGSRPGGNKRRVVRKRVPAKKLNNRRRGGNKKNRKNRNKNRRTRIIPA
- the LOC108120185 gene encoding uncharacterized protein gives rise to the protein MEGLPLLMLIVYSILAYTTPHTWARSCSRPAVGLKSNNIADIEETQIDLSQLSEKQLKQLVQQLAKFQTQKDIEEDDEDGEEEEQSLEEDYEDHRGSSRPWNKVQRIIRRQLVKIPKRYLKKLLRQFGLARSSGVGIGSVRSGGNLRIPLEEYYLIPLE
- the LOC108134030 gene encoding (3R)-3-hydroxyacyl-CoA dehydrogenase translates to MSTGILAGKVALVTGAGSGIGRATCRLLARDGAKVIAADCNIQAAQETAKELGAENSAALEVNVASSQSVQSAVAEALKKFQQAPSIVVNSAGITRDGYLLKMPEKDYDDVYSVNLKGTFLITQYFAKAMIEQNVKNGSIVNLSSIVAKMNNIGQANYAATKAGVISFTEVASKEFGKFGIRVNCILPGYIDTPMVAVVPAAIKEQVMQKCPLGRLGQPEEIAEVIAFLASSKSSYINGAAIDVTGGLT